In the genome of Impatiens glandulifera chromosome 6, dImpGla2.1, whole genome shotgun sequence, the window AATTTAaagttgtttttcatttttttaacaaaaagttattggatttaatttttcatatggaGGATTTCATACATATTATCTCATgatttgtatgattttttttcctctttcgATCATATATGTATATGGTTCATTTTCACTTGGCATGATCTTTTTCAGCATTGCTTATCAACCCTGgctaatgataattttaatttatactcagaatatttggtagagattcttTGATAACGTTTCATTGGTTCGttcaacttattttattttaacactaatcattcaagaactcaaatgaGTTCAATTTTGAAGAAACACTCAACGAATTGTATGATCGTTAGATCTTTCCGTtgagagttttatttttgtaaattatttatgatttatcttGATTGTGGGTAGatgttatcttattttatttactaattaattttccaTAGGtaagttttatttgaataaatgaaGTCACTAAAACTTCATTGTctaattaaatcaaaacaaaattgagGGGATTAATTACATTTTGAGAATAGTTTGAAGGGTTTATTTACAGATTTTCACAATATTTAGTAATAAAACATGTAGAAATACTTAAGGggacatttaatttaaattggattCCTTAATTTCGGGAAACTTAATATTGTTTTAGGCCAACTAATCTGTCattaaatagtgttttgtctAATTAATCAGTACTTCCAGAAGCCAAATTTAATGTTTGCAAGCCTATTTGATAGGCTTATTCTTGGCCGTTCATGGCAGCCCGAgacattatttaaaaactcgTTTAATATTCATAGTGTTTTCGATTATATGCATAAGTGAATATGATCATCGAAAGTacgtcaattttttttttttttcatagttCATCAACCATTAATAGAATAGTAATCCCCACTAATCCGCTATATCTAATGTCTCAATTTAAACTTCCTGGTGAATCTCAGTCAAGCTAGAAAGTAGACTACAAATACCTAGGGttgtaatttataaatgatcCGAGCAAAGAGGAACGGTTTCAGTCTCGAGCTCGGTTTGAGCTAACTCTAGCTCAACACTCATATGTATTTAGTTGGACTCATGActgctcgagctcgactcgattaatgatcgtttataatatagaaaaaggTTTCACGTTAAGTGAGGAGACTTCACATctttttggttattaaatattaaatgagtttttaaataaatatgttcacAAGCTCATTAACGAGTTTATAAACAAACATAACCGACGAGACGAATATCTAAAAGTTATAGCTTGACTcgtttaaatttttaagtttttaaacgAGTTCGAACGAGCTTTTTATCGAGCCGAGATTCCACTAACTCACGGACAATTGTGTTCATTATATATCCatataaatacccaaaaatCCGACAAAATGTagtttaaagtataaaaaagtTTTTTGTAAATGCATATAGTTtcaaagggaaatttgacgaaatgatccTTAATGATTCACTTATTTGACTTTTTGACCAGCGCTTAAAATAAAAGCCGTTTGTgacatctttttctttttttgaacgTTTTTGTCTTTGTCGCGAGACGTCCTCAATCGCAAGACGCAACcgtcgcgagacgcaaccgtcattcgcgagacgcaaccggctttcgcgagacgcaaccggcttTCGCGAGTTGCAACCGACactcgcgagacgcaaccggcattcgtcagacaaaattttatttatttattttttctaagaaaataaaataaaattttcacacGGTATCCGGTTGCGTCTCGAAACGGgagcattttcgtccaaaaaaaagtGTCATCAACACATTTATTTTATGCGCACTAAAAAGTCAAATAAGCTGAtgtttttcatcaaatttcccgtttCAAAAGGTTATATTACATATAACAGGAGAACaaatattaatagtatttttaGGCACAATAACAAGATGTCagataaaattcatttttcatcCCTATATATTACCAAACATAGCCAACCAATGGCAGATCTTTATTGGGCTGGGCCAATGGGTGGGTTGTTTAggatttgaattaattttcatcttttttatccAAAGACATAATGGGGTCAATTTGAATTGGCCCATATCCATATAGAGAAATatgatgttttcaaataaagtcTAAACCCTAGAATGTTGTAAAGATGTAGTGATGTGGTCCATGTCAATTCTAAGCCAACCAATCAACCAAAGATGATGAATCAATTTCAAGCCCCCCTTTTTCACCACAAGAAAGGCAAAACCAAAACTATTGTTAGGACCATCTTTTGAgccaaaaattcaaatttcaaataatggTATCCTTCCTTTTACTGGCACAAATTTCAAATTGAACTCCACTTTAAAGGCATATTTGGATACATTCATCCCATCAATAAATAGTCAATAGCAACAAATAGAtagtaaaataatgtaataacaACTAATCAAACTATGCCTAGATTGgttaaaacaaagaaaagacATGAGACTTAAGTTCACCAAGTAAgtgaaaaaagtgaaaaaaaatacacaacTTAAGGAAAATCAAGCTTCTTCTCCGGCTGAATTCTCCGAACATTCTCAACCATAGAAACAACCTCGATCATTTTAGGTCTCTGATCGGGAATCCTAGTCACGCATGCCAACGCTATCTGCAACATCTCAACCATTTCCTCTTCGATATTAGCATACTTCAACAATTCGATGTCAAACACTTCGGCCGTCCACTCTTCTCGAACAACCGAGTGAACCCATCGGACCAAATGCACAATCTCATCCCCACCTTTGGCATGAACTGGAGACTTGCCCGTGAGGAGCTCCAAAAGCAAAACTCCAAAACTATACACATCCGATGGCTGCAATGCTTTGCGCGTGTCAGTCACTTCGGGTGCACGATAACCTGATGCCCGGGCTATGGATTGTGCTAGTTGGCCCATTATCGCGGAAAGGCCCACGTCGGAAACACAACCGTATTGTTCGGAATTGAGGAAGATGTTTGAGGATTTTACGTTTCCATGGACGAGCTTGTTGGCGTGGATCTGAGCAATGCCTCGGGCTGCACCTGTTGCAACTCTCCATCGGGTTTCCCAATCTAGAGGTACTCTGTCGTCCTCACCGCGTTTTCCTATGATAAATTAAGATGAAAAAATTAAGGCCTTATTCTATCTCGATGatcatataattcaaattataaattaaaatatcaaaaattgtTATATGTTTATACCTAACTATATTCTATATGGTTCAATCTCAACTAACtcaaaatttattcatttactAAAATTCTCTATATTAAgaaaatagttatattattatattcttaatGTTTTTTCAATAATACTAATTAAGATTTGAAAATAACTCATAATTGATCCAagatttcaaataacctaaaaaacaaacaataacTCAATTTTCAATAACCTAAAAATAAGCCTTCATGATCCAATTCAATCAAAATTCGAAAaaccaaagttttttttttgtcgaAAAATCACGAAAACAAAAGAACAATTCGATTTCATACCGTGTAACATGGCAGCCACACTCCCATCTTCGCCATAATAATCATAAACCAAAAGTTTCTCGTCTTTCGAATAATAATAAGCTCTCAATTCAACAACATTCTCGTGCCTAATACTTCCAACCAATTCCATATGTTGTTCGAATTCCCTTTTCCCAACTCCAATCTCCTTCAACCTCTTGACCACAACCGCGTTTGCATCCTCTAGAATAGCTTTATAAGCCATACCAAAAGTCCCCTTACCTAATACCTCAGCAGAAGCCCTCAACAAATCTTCCAAATCAAATGCATAATTACAACCTTCAAAGAAGAACAAACGGTTGTTCGCATCAACTGTTCGAGAAATCACCTTCTCAGGCGACATATTTCCTTTCTCAATCATCATCTTCCCTGAGAAAACATCGTTTCCTCTCCTTCTCAAGTAACAAACAATCAGAAGAAAACCAAACCCAATTAATCCAAGAGTAGATGAAACAATTATAATCCAGAGTAAACCCGATTGACTAAGTTTCCGATTTGTTGGTTTTCTTTCTCCGGGAAGGGCAGATAAGTTTCCTGATGTTAAGTTGTTTCCAGTGAACGCCGCAGGTGGGAATTTAACAAGAGAAACCGGCACAATGCCGGTGAACTGATTGTTAGATAAATCTAATTGCTGTAAATTAAGTGAATAAATCTCAGGAATCTGACCGGAAAGGGAATTATTAGCTAGATTCAAAGATGTAATCTGGGTTAGATTCGAAATTGAAAGAGGAACAAACCCATTAAACCCATTATTCGATAGATTAATAGCTGTTAAATTCTTCCAAATCGAGAAATCATTAGGTAAAGGACCTGAAAACTTGTTGAACTGAAGATATAGATATGATAAGTTGTTGAGTTTGTAAAGATCTAAAGGAAAACTACCAGAAATACCATTAGATCGAAGACTCAAGATCTGTAACGCCGACAATCGACCAAGAGTGTTAGCCGGAATCGGACCGTGACATCCAATAGCTGGAAGACGAACGGCGACAACACGTGACCCATCTTGACTGCATGTGATTCCGGTCCAACTGTTACAAACGGTGGTGTTTTGGTTCCAGTTGAGAGAACGGGAATGAGGAAGTTGGTTTATGAAATCTAGTAATGCTTGTTTGTCTCCATCGATTAGTGAAGTTCCTTCTAGAAAGGAAATGAGGgttaggaagaagaagaagattgaaaGAAGGTGAAGAGAATCCATTGAAGATCCAACAATGGAGGTGGGTTTTAGTGGTTGAGACTGGACATTGCTATGTTTTTGAAGATGGAATCAAATTCCGAATTTCAAAGATGGGTTTGTCTGAAAATGGAGCGTAGATGAGTTTAAAATCGAActtttttcttgttctttgaaATTCGATCTCTTTATTGCTTTTGTGTAGCTGTTTTCTCTGAGAAAGTTGAGGTTTTTCCcgagaagagagaaaggaagagagagaattATACAGTGGTCGCCGCtgctgtttcttcttcttcttcctcgagAGGAGAGCTGGGCTGAGGTCAAAAGTTCAAACTGGATAGAGTAACTCGGAATGAATTGACTcactatcaaatattttattttctaaagattgtttaatttatataatttatttataaaaaaaattatttgtcgggtagataataagttaactacgaaaaaatatagttttttataactttaacgAATCTCAAATTGTGGGATTTGAAATACGATGATTCCAAGTCTGAATTAACCCTGATAAAGAGCgattattttatctataacaattttaaaaatagattttgtttCGTTTTTGTGATAGGGTGTTgtgaaaatgaaacataatttttatgttaatataaacaTACTATATTAAAAACTGCGAACTCTCGAATAGATTGAGTCGATGGTTACTATTCTGATTATTATATGGTGGATTATTTGGTTTGAAAGAAACTATATGACGTTCTGTGATCGTGGTTGGTTAATGTGTTTACTTtacaatgttattattattatgatttaaaagaatttttttttttaaaactccgGTGAAAAGGTCGATCATCTTCTTGAGGATTTTCGAGTTCGTTAATGTTAtactttatattatgtttgttcgttgataaatattttttgtttattatttttcttaaatgattaatctttttatgttttttttttgtgtgtttggTGATAAGGTGAACACTCgtgtttttgtattgtttttatcgTTATGATTAAAcgattcttatttatattatattttacgtattttaaaaagattacaagtaactatttaaatttgaatgaaGGAAATAATCCACATAAATGACACTAATATGTGGTAAAAAagacttaattttaaaaagaaatttattttttaatattcccaAATTAACATAAACTcaatacattttataaaataatgaaacacgtttaatatttataatgacaTGGATTAAAAAGAATGTTTCTCATCCCATTATTAATGTAGATGgaaatttagatatttaataaCTTTTCTCATAAGAAGACAAAGAAGggtaaatatgaaaaaaaaaatgaaagacaCTAATGaaggttaaaattaattacatcaaATTATAATGATTGTGATTTAGGGGTAATCATATTGATGCTTtgatattattacaaatttacaatcaactttatgatgatgatgagcccattatatatatacacccATCATATGGCATTGAATACTAGCTACTACAATTAAATTGTATAGTTTTAAATGACACATTTATAATCATGAAATAGAAAATGGGCCCATCACATTTATGATTCTGTAATAAGTCACTCAATCTTAGTGGGACTAATAAATGAGAAAGACAAAGTTGAGGGAGGTTGTTTGGATGggtgttttttaaaaaaataatgatggtgaGATTTTGggaagatttttattttatataaaaaaattaatgtataatgataaaataaaaataataatttaaaataaaaattattttaatattttttattaaaaaaattgagtaatgtaatagataataatttaaaccGAATTAGACTTAATTATGATACAAGAcctctaatataattatttaggaaaataatgattttaagaatgtgaaatatttttttttataaaagacctccaaatataaatatataatgatacaataaaaacaataatttataaactttagtattttgatataatgatacaataaaataataatttataaatttgattaataaattgaatgattatttttaacGGAACAAGATTcatttattgaattatattaacAACAATCAGAGTGGCGCAGCGGAAGCGTGGTGGGCCCATAACCCACAGGTCCCAGGATCGAAACCTGGCtctgataattttattttttctaatttttatttttcactttaaataaaatgacaaaTATGCATTAATTCATAGTAACAAACTTTAATTCTtagattttgataaaatatacaaaatttaagaGATAATTCATAAGAACCCAAATCGAAAAAACACCAAGTCTTAGCTCTTGATATTCCTAATTCTGAACTGGACCAACCAACAATTCGAAATAACAGTTATAAATCAATTAGTTTGATACAATTTTTATAGTAAAAAGAGCAAATGTTGTAGACTAAAACGATAATCTTCCTTTCTATCCAACTACGACAACCGACTTTGTCTTCTTTCGCTTAAAATTGAGCTTCTTTGATTCTGCAGTTCCTTGGTCAGATtgtgttaataataataaactggTATTTCTTGTCTCCTCGGTTTCTTCTTCAGCTGCCTGAcggtttttgttgttgttgttattgttGAGTTGTTCCTCTCTGAGAGATAAGACTTGATTTTCGAGCCTGAGTTTGTCGGATTGGTCTATTAGTTGATTCATTTCGGATTTGAGAGAAATGTTTTCCATTTTGAGGGATTCATATGTCTCCATTAGTTCCTCTGTTTCCGACTGCTTTCTTAGCCTTGACCTTCTAGCCGATTCCCTGTTTGCTTGTTTCCTCTTCTCTCTTTTACTCTGTCGAGACTCCACCAAAAACTGACTCCCATCTACTACTCTtgcattgttattattattattattaccaacttcttcttcttccggAAAAGAACTGGTCGCCTGTGtgtattgaataaataaattaaccaaTTTCGCAATCAACAAACTGAACGAAATAttttatgatgttcttgttccataatcaatcacatcattcaaatcatcatcaaGTTGAATACTAAGGCCTTGTTCAAACTtggcttgtttgatctggggttatttggaaaaaaaatctatattatGAAATCACAATCTTATTTGATGAAAATGTGAATTATTTGGGTAatggattattttgaaaaaaaatccaaataagcTCCTATTGAAATTGATGTTATTTGGGTAAGAGGAATggagtataaatatatatatatatatataaaaaaatagagggCTTTACGGATCATGATTTGAATGATTGTGCCTTTTTTAGGTTAAACACAAATAACCCAGTCCGGACAAGGCCTAAAATATCCTTACCTTATTTTGTATGACAATTTAAAATCAGAAACACAAATCATATTTGAGTaattttaacccaaataattcaCATTTTGATCAGCTAAGGTTTTTCTTTACAGCAAATCAGATTATTTAAAACAGGTGAGACTTACAGGTGTGTTATTATCACTGTCATTACTGGAAGCATCATCAATACCATGTTCTCTTCTACTGAATAATTAAGCGAATTCAATTCAATAATAACAAACATTGGGAAAtcgtgataataataataacaacaaacAGACCTGTGAGCAGAACCTTGACCGTCAAACTCAACTTTGTCATTTGAAGCTCTTCTCTTCTTTATTGTCTGGGGGGTTTTATCGCCACAATCAGATGGTTTATTATTATTCgtctgttgttgttgttgtccaTCAACTGCTACctgcttaattaattaaactcgCATACTCAATCAACTTTACAGGAGGGAATTAATGCATCTTTTGTTTGGAAAAAAACTTACAAGAGGAACTGCAGGATGGGCATAAACAATTCCATGAGGAGAGTACATACTTGAATAAGGCATTCCATAATGTGCCATCATTGCCTTCAATTACACAAATGGCTCAAATAGATATTTACAGACTAGGACAAAGACAAGATCCATGTATCATGCAAGAATCTTTGGTAGCAATAATAGAAATAATGAAGTATGAAAAGAtgttattgtttcattgtctgtaactattttgtcacaatcattGAAAATTACCAAAGTAAAAAGTGAaagtgattttgtttgaatttggtATGATAAGTGTAAATGAACTTTTTTTAGTGTAAAATGTGTGGAAATTTGTAAAAGTTTTAGATTGTGCTGCatgattcattttttataacacattttaagttttaaccaaatggattttttgggaattttgtcAGTGTGACAAAAATCTGATACCAAAAAGGCCTATTATATGGCAATGTGTTTAAGAATGTGCTATTGATGAAAGTGAAATATAGAGAAAAGTAGCTTACACGTTCTAAAATGAATTACTTCGACATGACTGATGATTGGCTAGTTGATTTAAAGAAGAAAACTGCTAAACATAATTCTTTATGAAATGTAACTATTCGAAGTTGTTTCATTTTCATGTGTTACAAAAACCTGTTTTTTCTTTGCTAATTTTAACAAAGGAAATTTAATTTTCTCGGAAAAAAAAAGGTCATGATCTTACCTGTGGTGGTGGAGCCCACATATGAGGATGATAAGGACTATGACCAGGCATGACTGCACAGTTCATATAAGGTGGTGGCGGTGGCTGCATCGGGATTCCAGGCCCATAATATGCCTgtaaaccaaaaaataaaaacagacAGTTAAgtacaaaaaaaactaaaacaaacTTTTGATATTCCAAGCTTAAATTATGAAAGGCGAAAAACCTGAACATTTGCCCATTCAGGATTAAGAGGGCTATTCGATTGTTCCTGCCAAATCAAATGGATTATTATGATTAGGTTATAATATGCTAGATAGAACTTAGTTAGAATCCACCACCAAGATGAAACATTTTACTTTCATTCTAGAAATACCAACCAACCAACATACAAACAAACCAACCTAATCTAAAATGGACATTGTTTTCATTTGATTGTGCATACATTAACATATATAGACTGACAGGAGAATCTAACCTGTGTTGTAGATGAAGATGGTTTATCAGATTTATTCGGAGATCCAATTTCTTCGTCACTTCCCATAGTTACCTCTCTATCCACCTAAAATAAAAAGCAACCTCACATGAACACATTCTCTTCCAAAATCAACGAATTAACAAGTGGTCTATGCAATACGCAGACCACTCAAGCATCTCCAAAACAGTTTCATCACGATTACAAGATGATACAGCGCCACATGTCTTCCACATCACAAGGAGATTGAACTCATTCATTAATACATCAATAATACAATCATGTTACTAATTATCCCTCATTATCGTTATCTATACAATAGTTTAATTCATTCAAATCAATATAGATCAACAAATGAAGCAAATAAGGCCTTTCAAGCTGATTTAAAAACGCAGAAACAATACAACAATCGAATACAGATCAATAATGTAATCATGTTACTAATTATCAATTCAATAAACaggttaattcattcattcaaatcAATATAGATCAACAAATCAAGCACAATCGAAT includes:
- the LOC124941760 gene encoding probable inactive receptor kinase At4g23740, which gives rise to MDSLHLLSIFFFFLTLISFLEGTSLIDGDKQALLDFINQLPHSRSLNWNQNTTVCNSWTGITCSQDGSRVVAVRLPAIGCHGPIPANTLGRLSALQILSLRSNGISGSFPLDLYKLNNLSYLYLQFNKFSGPLPNDFSIWKNLTAINLSNNGFNGFVPLSISNLTQITSLNLANNSLSGQIPEIYSLNLQQLDLSNNQFTGIVPVSLVKFPPAAFTGNNLTSGNLSALPGERKPTNRKLSQSGLLWIIIVSSTLGLIGFGFLLIVCYLRRRGNDVFSGKMMIEKGNMSPEKVISRTVDANNRLFFFEGCNYAFDLEDLLRASAEVLGKGTFGMAYKAILEDANAVVVKRLKEIGVGKREFEQHMELVGSIRHENVVELRAYYYSKDEKLLVYDYYGEDGSVAAMLHGKRGEDDRVPLDWETRWRVATGAARGIAQIHANKLVHGNVKSSNIFLNSEQYGCVSDVGLSAIMGQLAQSIARASGYRAPEVTDTRKALQPSDVYSFGVLLLELLTGKSPVHAKGGDEIVHLVRWVHSVVREEWTAEVFDIELLKYANIEEEMVEMLQIALACVTRIPDQRPKMIEVVSMVENVRRIQPEKKLDFP
- the LOC124941937 gene encoding G-box-binding factor 3-like isoform X3, producing MGSDEEIGSPNKSDKPSSSTTQEQSNSPLNPEWANVQAYYGPGIPMQPPPPPYMNCAVMPGHSPYHPHMWAPPPQAMMAHYGMPYSSMYSPHGIVYAHPAVPLQVAVDGQQQQQTNNNKPSDCGDKTPQTIKKRRASNDKVEFDGQGSAHRREHGIDDASSNDSDNNTPYTQATSSFPEEEEVGNNNNNNNARVVDGSQFLVESRQSKREKRKQANRESARRSRLRKQSETEELMETYESLKMENISLKSEMNQLIDQSDKLRLENQVLSLREEQLNNNNNNKNRQAAEEETEETRNTSLLLLTQSDQGTAESKKLNFKRKKTKSVVVVG
- the LOC124941937 gene encoding G-box-binding factor 2-like isoform X4, with the protein product MGSDEEIGSPNKSDKPSSSTTQEQSNSPLNPEWANVQAYYGPGIPMQPPPPPYMNCAVMPGHSPYHPHMWAPPPQAMMAHYGMPYSSMYSPHGIVYAHPAVPLQVAVDGQQQQQTNNNKPSDCGDKTPQTIKKRRASNDKVEFDGQGSAHSRREHGIDDASSNDSDNNTPATSSFPEEEEVGNNNNNNNARVVDGSQFLVESRQSKREKRKQANRESARRSRLRKQSETEELMETYESLKMENISLKSEMNQLIDQSDKLRLENQVLSLREEQLNNNNNNKNRQAAEEETEETRNTSLLLLTQSDQGTAESKKLNFKRKKTKSVVVVG
- the LOC124941937 gene encoding G-box-binding factor 2-like isoform X5 → MGSDEEIGSPNKSDKPSSSTTQEQSNSPLNPEWANVQAYYGPGIPMQPPPPPYMNCAVMPGHSPYHPHMWAPPPQAMMAHYGMPYSSMYSPHGIVYAHPAVPLQVAVDGQQQQQTNNNKPSDCGDKTPQTIKKRRASNDKVEFDGQGSAHRREHGIDDASSNDSDNNTPATSSFPEEEEVGNNNNNNNARVVDGSQFLVESRQSKREKRKQANRESARRSRLRKQSETEELMETYESLKMENISLKSEMNQLIDQSDKLRLENQVLSLREEQLNNNNNNKNRQAAEEETEETRNTSLLLLTQSDQGTAESKKLNFKRKKTKSVVVVG
- the LOC124941937 gene encoding G-box-binding factor 2-like isoform X2; its protein translation is MGSDEEIGSPNKSDKPSSSTTQEQSNSPLNPEWANVQAYYGPGIPMQPPPPPYMNCAVMPGHSPYHPHMWAPPPQAMMAHYGMPYSSMYSPHGIVYAHPAVPLVAVDGQQQQQTNNNKPSDCGDKTPQTIKKRRASNDKVEFDGQGSAHSRREHGIDDASSNDSDNNTPYTQATSSFPEEEEVGNNNNNNNARVVDGSQFLVESRQSKREKRKQANRESARRSRLRKQSETEELMETYESLKMENISLKSEMNQLIDQSDKLRLENQVLSLREEQLNNNNNNKNRQAAEEETEETRNTSLLLLTQSDQGTAESKKLNFKRKKTKSVVVVG
- the LOC124941937 gene encoding G-box-binding factor 3-like isoform X1 — its product is MGSDEEIGSPNKSDKPSSSTTQEQSNSPLNPEWANVQAYYGPGIPMQPPPPPYMNCAVMPGHSPYHPHMWAPPPQAMMAHYGMPYSSMYSPHGIVYAHPAVPLQVAVDGQQQQQTNNNKPSDCGDKTPQTIKKRRASNDKVEFDGQGSAHSRREHGIDDASSNDSDNNTPYTQATSSFPEEEEVGNNNNNNNARVVDGSQFLVESRQSKREKRKQANRESARRSRLRKQSETEELMETYESLKMENISLKSEMNQLIDQSDKLRLENQVLSLREEQLNNNNNNKNRQAAEEETEETRNTSLLLLTQSDQGTAESKKLNFKRKKTKSVVVVG